In Triticum aestivum cultivar Chinese Spring chromosome 5B, IWGSC CS RefSeq v2.1, whole genome shotgun sequence, the following proteins share a genomic window:
- the LOC123115952 gene encoding tryptamine hydroxycinnamoyltransferase 1-like produces the protein MEIMGVQVQRTFVVPPAAAPSEEVPLTVFDLAAPTYHVTVLFAFSPPNPTNQALLDALSATLPRSPLLTAAMRLDRRAGARPCFVTGKGGAGALVLEAEVPSSVLSDHLPLAPSPGLALLHPTVRRGAAPYVLMLQINRFACGGIVIASSTHHQVADGHSMTMFFHAWADAVRGDGLDVNCAPVPYGPAALAPRRPPRCEYEHRGAEFLPRSPAPPHDDGRASKPPAEVDRHVDTSEITNMLLHYTSEFVAELKCAAHNRYTTFEAVSAHVWRKITAARGLADGGDAHTSIRIAVNGRGRLDGTGALPAVGFFGNVVLTAISGTRAAALATGTLADAAALVRAGIRALDGGYFQSFVDFGALHGDEDLEPACADEAGMLSLDVEADSWLHLDLHRLDFGCGGRLVGMLPGKVPQDGVVVLMPSLRKGGGIDVFVAL, from the coding sequence ATGGAGATCATGGGCGTGCAGGTGCAGCGGACGTTCGTCGTGCCCCCGGCGGCCGCGCCCTCCGAGGAGGTGCCGCTCACCGTCTTCGACCTCGCCGCGCCGACCTACCACGTCACGGTGCTCTTCGCCTTCTCGCCGCCCAACCCGACCAACCAGGCCCTCCTCGACGCCCTCTCCGCCACGCTCCCGCGCTCCCCGCTCCTCACCGCCGCCATGCGCCTCGATCGCCGGGCCGGCGCGCGTCCGTGCTTCGTCACGGGGAAAGGCGGCGCGGGCGCCCTCGTCCTGGAGGCCGAGGTGCCGTCCTCGGTGCTCTCCGACCACCTCCCGCTCGCGCCCTCGCCGGGGCTCGCGCTACTCCACCCCACGGTTCGTAGAGGCGCCGCGCCGTACGTGCTCATGCTCCAGATCAATCGCTTCGCGTGCGGCGGGATCGTCATCGCCTCGTCCACGCACCACCAGGTCGCCGACGGGCACTCCATGACCATGTTCTTCCACGCCTGGGCCGACGCCGTACGCGGCGACGGCCTCGACGTCAACTGCGCCCCCGTGCCGTacggccccgccgccctcgcgccgcgccggccgccccgctgTGAGTACGAGCACCGTGGTGCCGAGTTCCTGCCGCGGTCGCCGGCGCCTCCGCATGACGACGGACGTGCGAGTAAGCCGCCGGCCGAGGTTGATCGTCACGTCGACACTTCCGAGATCACCAACATGCTCCTTCACTATACGAGCGAGTTCGTGGCCGAGCTCAAATGCGCCGCGCACAACAGGTACACGACCTTCGAGGCTGTGTCGGCGCACGTCTGGCGGAAGATCACCGCCGCGCGCGGGCTCGCCGACGGGGGCGACGCGCACACGTCGATACGCATCGCGGTGAACGGACGTGGCCGGCTGGATGGAACGGGCGCCCTACCGGCCGTGGGGTTCTTCGGGAACGTCGTGCTCACGGCAATCTCCGGGACCCGCGCGGCGGCCCTGGCCACCGGCACCCTCGCCGATGCCGCGGCGCTGGTCCGCGCAGGGATCCGCGCCCTCGACGGTGGGTACTTCCAGTCGTTCGTCGACTTCGGGGCGCTGCACGGCGACGAGGATCTGGAGCCGGCGTGTGCGGACGAGGCCGGCATGCTGTCGCTGGACGTGGAGGCCGACAGCTGGCTCCACCTGGACCTGCACCGGTTGGACTTCGGGTGCGGCGGGCGGCTCGTCGGAATGCTGCCGGGGAAGGTCCCACAGGACGGGGTGGTGGTGCTGATGCCCAGCCTGCGGAAAGGGGGAGGCATCGACGTGTTCGTTGCGTTGTAG